TGTAGACCAGCCCAACAGCCCAGAAGCACAGCAACACCAGTCGTGGCAGGTACTCAAGCGTTTGCTAGACCAAGCACACCGCTACCAACAACAACACCGTCTCTGGGAGAGTTTTGAGGGCTTGAGCAATGTAGAGCGCCAAATTGTAGATGGCCTGCTCAACGAACACCTGAAAGAGACCATTGACCGAGTGCGTAACAAAAACTACGGCAATATGCCCAAAGGGCTTTCGGAGTACCTAGAGCAGTTTGAACGTAGCCTACAGCCCAGCGTTGATTGGCGGCGTATCTTGCGCCTTTTTACGTATAGCAGTGCCCGAACACGGCTGCGCAACACCTTGCGCCGCCCCTCAAAGCGCTATGGTACAAGCCCGGGAATCAAAATCCAGCGTAAACAGAAGATTTTGGTCGCTATCGATACTTCGGGCAGTATAGGGATGGAAGAGCTCAAACTCTTTTTTGCAGAAATGGCACACATTTGGCGGCAAGGAGCAGAGATTTGCGTGGTCGAATGTGATACCGAAATTCACCAAACGTATTTCTATAACGGAACGCCTCCCGAAACAATCAGTGGCGGCGGCGGAACAGCGTTTGATGCGCCCATACGCTATGCCAACGAGACTTATCGTCCTGATGCGATGGTTTATTTTACCGATGGCTATGCCGCTATCCCTGAGCAAAAGGCTGTTTGCCCAATGCTTTGGTTGATAGCACCACAAGGTGCGGATTTGCCCGAAATACAAGGCTTACAAGGCATTAAAATCAAAATGAACACATAACAAGCAATGAGCAAAAAAAACAACCGACAAGGAGTTGTGTATTCTACCAACCCTGATTTTGAATACCAAGAAGACAGCCCCGAAATAGTAGAGACCTTAGCCCCTGCCCAGCAAAAGCTGCGCGTAAGCCGCGATGCCAAAGCCCGCAAAGGAAAGGTGGTTACGGCCATTACCGGATTTGTAGGCACAGACGAAGACCTGCAAACGCTTGGCAAATGGCTCAAGACGAAGTGTGGTGTGGGAGGGAGCGCCAAAGACGGCGAAATTCTGGTACAAGGGGATTTTGTCGACAAAGTAGTGCAGCTATTGGTAGCAGAAGGTTATCAGGCTAAAAAAATAGGCGGTTAAGCCGCCTGATAAAACTGGAGTAAGGGGCTAAGCCCTGTATTAAGAGCTTGGCTGTACCACAGGAAGTGTCAGGGATTGGTGTTGGTCTATGGGTTGGGTCGCATCTACGGCTTCTTCTGAATCATCCAACTCATTGACCAAACACAAATCGCAGATGTTGGGATATTGGGTGCTATAGCCTACTATGCCCATAAAAGAGCTTTCTTTGCAACAGCTACACACAAAGGCGCGTTTGTAAATCTTAAATTTAGGCGTATATTGATTGTCCATAAGTATAACAGATTTTGAATGAAAGAAATATTTTGTGCAATGGCTGAGATTGGTTCAATGAAGGCCATCACGTTGATTTAGTTAGGAAGTATTTCAGTAAGAGCTTTTGTTTTGTAACCAATATCTGATAGAAAAACCCAATCAAATCATCAAGAATTATTATTGGCAAACAAAACTAAGTAAGAAACTTATTGTCGAAGCCAAATGTTACCAAAAATCGCTTTTATTTTCTCAAAACCTATGTCAAACCTTCTTGCTATCCATTATCCGGTATTTGGCAATATTCGTCAGCGGCTAAGCCTGTGGGTATTGCTGTGTGTGGTAGGGCTAAACCATAGTTTTGCCCAAAAGCTCAAATACAAACCCGAAACCCCGGCCTATGAGCGCCTACAGAGCGATAGTATCCCCGAGCTGGTGTCTACCAATCTCGAAACCATAGACGAACAGGACTTTGAGTTTAAAATCAAGAAAATAAAACTTAAGCGCGATAAAAAGAAAAAGCGCGTCTACATGGGTGTCAAGACCAAGAGGGGCAAGGTAATGCGCAACAGCCAGATTACGATTCAGTTTAGGTATCCCAAACGTGGCGGTACTCCCGAAGACCCCTACGCACAAGAGATTTTTTATTATGATTACCGCGCCAAGGCTGTCCGTACCGATAGCTATGACCGCTACCAAGCACGCCTCAAAAAAGGCGAAAAGCTTGTCCCCCTACACGGATATTATCGGCAGGTGATGGGTAGGCAAACACTCGAAGAAGGTTTTTTGTATTATGGTGTCCGCAACGAAACTTGGTATAACTATGACAAAGATGGCATCTTGTTGGAGCGCCTGACCTACAACTTTGGTTGGCTCAAAGATGCAGACATCAGCTACTATGGCGGCAACAAAATCAAGGAGGTTGTGCCTTTTGCCCACGGAACCAAACACGGGAACTATTGTACCTTCTACGAAAACGGAAATCTCTGTATGCAGGGCCAGTACGAATATGGCGAGAAAGTTGGGCTGTGGACAGAGTACCACCCCAATGGCAAACGCAAAGCCCAACACCAATACAAACGCTATTTTTATGAGGAAGATACCCCCTTTGTATTGCGCGAATGGGATGCAGGGGGTAATTTGATTTATGAAGCAAAGAAAACAAAATAACCCATATCTTTCCTGTGTATTCAACACCTAAACCCTGTTTTGGGCGTATAAAAGCCACTCTTTTATGGCTCTTGTTGCTTTTTACTGGCCTTGGCCTGAGCCATTGTAAACCTGCCGAAACCTTGCGCCTACAAGACCCTTCGGCCTCGCTGCGCTTTTCGGAAGAGGCGATTGTATTTGACACCCTATTGACCTCCCTACGCAACCCGGCCAAGCGCCTGATGGTGTATAACCCCAACCCCGGCGCATTGTTGATAGACCAAATCAGCGTGGGAGCGCAGTCGGGCTTTTCCTTGCTCGTCAGAGGTCGGCGAGGGCAAGTATTCGAGCAAGTCGAAATCTTACGTGGCGACAGCTTGCTGATTGTTGTAGAGGCGCAGTTAACCAACGGGATGATGCCCGGTACGGTATTGGCCTTCGACTCTATCGTATTCAATTACAATCAACGACAACAAAATCTCAAGCTATTGGCCTGGGCTATCCCCGTAACCACCCTAAGCGGCGAAGTCATCCGAGAGGCGCGTACTTGGCCCAAGGGGAGCAATTTTTTGATAATGGACTCATTGCGCATAGCCCCTGAAGGTCATCTGACCATTGCTGACAGTGTGCGGGTGTTTTTTTTCAATCAAGCCTCCTTGCTCGTCGAAGGGCAACTGACGGCCCTAGGCAGCCCCCAAGGGCGCATTCGGATGGAGGGAGTGCGGCGGGAGCCAGCCTTTCAAAGCCGCCCTGGGCAGTGGCAGGGCATACGGCTGCGCGCCGGTGCCATAGTGCGCCTACAGGCTGTTGATATTTTGCGTGCCAATACGGGCATCAGCCTCGCACACGGCGCAACCGCACAGCTCACACAGCTCCAGCTCCAACACCATACCCATCACGGTATTGCGGCCACAGGAGGGGTGTTGTCCTTGAGCAATACCCTTATCAGCGACTGTTATAGCGCGGGCATCTCGCTGCAAGCAGGGGGTAATTATGAGCTTATTCACAATACAATCGCGTGCTTTGAGTTTGATTTCGTGCGCACATCCCCTGCGCTAGGGCTAATATTGGTCGAAGGGCAGGGCAATACCACATTGACCCTACAACACAACCTCATCTGGGGAAGCCGCAACGAAGAACTGCGGCTGTCAACACAAGCCACCGGCTTACAGCTTGTTGCCGAAGGCAACCTGTGGCGTAGCAATACGGTCATTGGGGGCAATATCCAAAACCAAAACCCCTTGTTTGTAAACCCTTCTGGGCGCGATTTCAGGCTCAAACCCGAGTCTCCTGCTGTAGGCGTTGTGGCCTCCCCCCGCCTACCGGTCGATTTGCGCGGCCTGCCAAGGCTAAGCCCCACAGACATAGGCGCATACCAGTATAAGCCCGAAGAAGAATAGGAGCGCTACACCCAAGGCAAGGGGGTGCTTGCTCAACTGACGACCAGCCTGCCCGACCAAAAAGTAGTTTGACAAAGGCAAGTCAATGCTTGAAGGACTGAGGGTGTATTTGAAATAGTCAAAACGGTCTTCTTTGGGTACTAAAACCAAATAGAAGTCCCAAGCCATTACCACAATCACAAACGAGAGCCAGAAGAGATGCGCCTGAGCGTTCAAATCGAGTTGGCACACAAAAATGCAAGCCTTTCAGAGGCAATTCATGTACATTTTACTTATTTAGAGTTGTTCTAAATAGTTTTTAATCAGTGTAAATAACTGATTATCAGTTTATTGTGGTTTAGACTTGTTCCAAACCTTTTCAAGTCCTTAGCTCGTTGTGGCTTAGAGAGTGACGAATGTTTGAATAAATATTTTTTGATAGTAGATTTGCATAGCAAAGCATCCCCCTGTTTTTTGATTGCTTGAGCCAAGAAATCGATTGGTTTTGACCTGACTGAGTTCATTTTTTCCCCTCTTCAGGCCAAACAAAAACTATCTACAGATAGATAGATGATAGTAATACTTCCAATCGATAACTTTGTTGCTAAAGCTTGTCAAAAACAAGGAGTTTATAAGAAAATTATGAAACGCACTCATTATACTTACCAAACACGCAACTCAAATATGTATTCAGCACGAAACCTTTCCCGTTATGCTTGTGCGCTTTTGATGGGGCTATTGCTACTGTTTTCGGTAAACAATAGCGTTTTTGCCCAAGATGGCGGACAAGACGATGGAGCCACTGCGGCTGCCGACCCTGCCGTCCTCGAACACGGCAAAAAACTCTTTAATCAAAAGTGTAAGTCTTGCCACGCCGTTACGGCAGAAGTAGTGGTAGGGCCGGGTCTGAAAGGCATCTTAGACCGCCGCGATGAGGCTTGGCTTATCAAGTGGATTCGCAACTCTCAAGCAGTGATTGCCTCTGGCGATGAATATGCCGTAAAAATTTACGAGCAATACAACAAAACCCAGATGCAGAGCTTCCCCGAGCTGTCTGACGATGATATTCGTGCCATCCTAGCCTACTCTGTAGATGCAGGTAATGCTGTTGTTGCTACTACTACCCCCGGAGAAAATAATGACAAGACTGCTTCGGGCAGTGGTGATAGCGCTCTAGCTGGTTATGTGCCTATTATTTTGGGCGTTTTGGCCTTTGTATTGGTGCTGATCTTGGCCGTATTGTTCTTGCTCATCACCATCTTGACCCGCTACCTCAAGCAACAAGAGCAAAGTGGCAAGCTAGACGAGTCTGACCAAGAGGTGCTCAATCAGAAATTCAACATCCTTGCGGTTTTCCAAAGCAAGATATTCATAGGCGGAGTAGCCGTTGTGTTTGTGTTGGTAGTAGCCAAGGCCGTCCTCGACGGATTGATTGGCATCGGTATCCAACAGGGTTACGCCCCCACACAGCCTATCGCCTTCTCTCATAAACTTCACGCCGGCGAGCTCGAAATAGACTGTGAGTATTGCCACACAGGCGTGCGCAAGGGCAAATCGGCTACCATTCCTGCAGCCAATACCTGTATGAACTGCCACAACGCCATCAAGCGCGAATCTCCTGAGATCAAGAAAATCTACGCAGCCATCGAAAACGACAAACCCATTGAGTGGGTGCGTATTCATAACCTCCCTGATTTTGCTTATTTCAACCACGCCCAGCACGTAGAAGTAGGCGGATTGGAATGCCAAAACTGCCACGGTGAAATTGAGCAAATGGAAGTAGTACAGCAGCGCTCAACCCTAACAATGGGCTGGTGTATTGACTGCCACCGTGAAACAGTAGTAAAAGCAGAAGGCAATGCCTACTACGACCGACTACTGGAAACCCACAAAGCCAACTCCAAAAAACCTATGCGTGTAGAAGATATAGGTGGTCTGGAATGTGCTAAGTGTCACTACTAAGTCGATCAGAAGACTACTTTCATTTGAACAAACACAATTTTTTTGGACATTTCACGAAGACAAACATGGAACATAAAAAATATTGGAAAGGAATCGAAGAATTGACCAATGACACGGAGTTTGTAAAAAACGCCGCCAATGAATTTCCCGAATTCCTCCCTATAAAAGAGCAAAGCAACAATCCGGAAAACAACTCTCGCCGTGATTTCTTGAAGCTCTTGGGCTTTAGTGTGGCTGCTGCTTCGCTGGCTGCTTGTGATGCGCCGGTGAAATATGCCATTCCTTATTTGAACAAGCCCGAAGATGTTGACCCTAGCGTACCTAACTTTTATGCCTCTACTTTCTTTGACGGAAGCAGCTACGCCAGCATATTGGTAAAGACACGCGAAGGCCGCCCCATCAAAATAGAGGGCAACAAACTATCAAGCGTTACTATGGGCGGTACTAGCGCCCGCACCCAAGCTTCTGTATTAGGGCTATATGATGATGCCCGCTACAAGACTTTCTTGGAGGGTGGCAGCGCTGTAGAAGCCAAGGACGCTGATGCGAAAATAGTGGCAGCACTAGCCAAGGCCAATGCTATCCGCATTGTGTCTCCAACGATTATCAGCCCTGCTACCAAAGCAGTCATTGCTGACTTTATCGAAAAATACCCTGCGGCTACCCACGTGATGTACGACACACAATCTGCTGCCGGCATCCGCAAAGCCAACGAAACCTCTTTTGGCAAAGCCGTAGTACCTAGCTATCAATTCCAAAAGGCAGAGGTGATTGTAAGCTTTGGCGCAGACTTTTTGGGCACTTGGATTTCTCCAGCAGAATTTGCCCGCCAGTATGCCCAAACACGCCGCGTCAATAATGACAAGAAAAAGATGTCACGCCACTATCAGTTTGAAACCCGTCTCTCGCTTTCGGGTGCCAATGCGGATTACCGCGGTGTGATGAAGCCTTCGCAAAGCGGCCTAGCCGTATTGGCTTTGTATGAGAAGCTGACTGGCAAAGGCACTAAGTTTGCCAATGAGCGCACAGACGCGCTGCTGACCAAGGCGGCCAAAGACCTCAACGCTGCCAAAGGCAAAGCCTTGGTAGTAAGTAGCAGCAATGACCCTGCTGTCCAAACTGTAGTCAACGCTATCAATGATTACTTGGGTAACTATGGCAACACCATCGACCTAAACACGCCGCTATTGGTGCGCCAAGGAGATGATGCCGCGATGAGCACCTTCGTCAATGATGCCAAAGCCGGTAAAATAGACGCAGTTATTTTCTACGGAGCTAACCCCGTCTATGACTACCCCGAAGGCGAAGCCCTGAAAGCCGCCATCGCCAAAATGCCTTTGAGTGTCTCTTTGGCTACCCAACTTGACGAAACCAGCGAGGCTTGCAAATTTGTATGCCCCGACCACCACTACCTAGAGTCTTGGAATGATGCAGAGCCTAAGCAAGGCTTCTACAGCTTGGCGCAGCCTACCATCCAGCCGCTCTTCAAAACCCGCCAAGCGCAAGAAAGCTTGCTCACTTGGGCTGGTAATAAGACAGATTTCTACGCATATTTGACTAAATTCTGGCAGAAGAATATCTTCTCCAAACAAGATAAAATCGGCTCTGCGCAAGAGTTCTGGAATATCTCGCTACACGATGGTATCTTTGAAACTACTGCCAAAGCAGCTGCCAAGGCCGAGGACAAAGCCGAAGGCGATGAGCCTAAAGCTGGTGCCAAAATAGCGTTTGCCGGAGATATGGCCGCTGTTGCTGCCGCTATCCGTCAGAACTACAAAGCCGACGGCCAAGGTATCGAAATCGAGCTTTATGAAAAAACATCCATCGGCAACGGGGCTATGGCCAACAACCCTTGGCTACAAGAAATGCCTGACTCGATCTCCAAAGCAACTTGGGACAACTACGTGGCTATGCCTCAGTCTATGGCCAACGAAATGGGTATCAAGCAAGGCGATGTCGTAAAGGTTACCCCTAAAGGAAAAGTAGGCTTGGAACTTCCAGTACTCGTACAGCCCGGCCAAGCCCAAGGTACGGTATCAGTGGCGTTAGGCTATGGCCGCAGCAAAGCCGGTAAAGTAGCCGAAGGCGTAGGACAAAACGTCGCTCCTTGGATCAGCATCCAACAAGGAATGTTCTCTTGGACTGCTGCCGAAGTGAGCATCGAGAAAGTAGGTAAGAAATCTCCCATCGCCCAAACCCAAACCCACAACACCATTATGGCGCGCCATATCGTTCGTGAGGCCAACTTGAGCGACTACCAAGGAGACTTTGAGAAATACCTCAAAAAATACGAAATCAAAATCGCTACCTCTGAAGGAGATAAAAAACCAACAGAAATCTCTCTCTGGAAAGGACACAAATACCCCAACCACTCTTGGGGGATGACTATCGACCTCAACAGCTGCTTTGGTTGCGGTGCTTGTACGATAGCCTGTCAGGTAGAGAATAACATCCCGGTAGTAGGCAAGAAAGAAGTACTGACCAGCCGCGAAATGCACTGGCTTCGTATTGACCGCTACTATAGCAGCGATGCTGAAGTGGAAGACCTCAAGGGCTTGGAACAAGCCTCTGAGAACCCACAGGTGATTTTCCAGCCGATGATGTGTCAACACTGCAACAACGCTCCTTGTGAGACTGTGTGTCCAGTATTGGCTACCACACACAGCTCTGAGGGCTTGAACCAAATGGCCTACAACCGTTGTATCGGTACGCGCTACTGCGCCAACAACTGCCCATACAAAGTACGCCGCTTCAACTGGTTCCACTATGCCGCCGACGACCGTTTCACTGCCGCCAACTACCCACAAACATCTGACCTCGGTAAGATGGTACTTAACCCTGATGTTACAGTACGCTCTCGTGGGGTAATGGAGAAGTGTACGATGTGTGTGCAGCGTATCCAAGCGGGCAAACTTGAAGCCAAAAAGCAGAAACGCGCTCTTGTAGATGGAGATGTTTCGACTGCTTGTGCAGAGGCTTGCCCTACTCAGGCCATCACCTTTGGCGATATGAACGACAAGGAGAGCGCTATTAGCAAACTCTTGGCTATCAAGGCTGAAGTGAAAGAAGCAGATCACGGCCACGCCGCTGAAACTACTTACAAAATCACAGAGCCACGCGCCTTCCACGTACTCGAAGAAATCAACGTGCGTCCGCAGGTTACTTACCTAACCAAGATTCGCAACTTGGATAAAGAAGACCTCAATAAAGGACAAAAAGCATAATCTAATTCTGAAAAGGGCAGAGACCACCGGCCTTTGCCCCTTCTTAGCCTATTTTACCCGAATCGTATTCACTCATAACTGACAATATTATGCAAGTTACTTCACCCATAAGAGAACCCCTTGTACTCCGCAAGGACGACGAGGCGAATCCCGGTAAGAAACGCGAAACGACCTATGCCGACGTAACCGAGGATATTTGTCGCCAAGTAGAGGCCGCCCCCAACCCACGTTGGATGCTGGCGATGCTCATTTCTTTGACTGCCCTTGCTTGGGGTAGCTACACACTCTACCGTACTTGGTGGTTCGGTATTGGTGAGTGGGGATTGAACAAAACCATCGGCTGGGCTTGGGACATTACCAACTTCGTATGGTGGGTAGGTATCGGTCACGCCGGTACGCTTATCTCAGCGATTTTGTTGCTCTTCCGCCAAAAATGGAGAACTTCTATTAACCGTGCCGCTGAGGCGATGACAATCTTC
This genomic window from Eisenibacter elegans DSM 3317 contains:
- a CDS encoding right-handed parallel beta-helix repeat-containing protein — its product is MLLFTGLGLSHCKPAETLRLQDPSASLRFSEEAIVFDTLLTSLRNPAKRLMVYNPNPGALLIDQISVGAQSGFSLLVRGRRGQVFEQVEILRGDSLLIVVEAQLTNGMMPGTVLAFDSIVFNYNQRQQNLKLLAWAIPVTTLSGEVIREARTWPKGSNFLIMDSLRIAPEGHLTIADSVRVFFFNQASLLVEGQLTALGSPQGRIRMEGVRREPAFQSRPGQWQGIRLRAGAIVRLQAVDILRANTGISLAHGATAQLTQLQLQHHTHHGIAATGGVLSLSNTLISDCYSAGISLQAGGNYELIHNTIACFEFDFVRTSPALGLILVEGQGNTTLTLQHNLIWGSRNEELRLSTQATGLQLVAEGNLWRSNTVIGGNIQNQNPLFVNPSGRDFRLKPESPAVGVVASPRLPVDLRGLPRLSPTDIGAYQYKPEEE
- a CDS encoding toxin-antitoxin system YwqK family antitoxin; the encoded protein is MSNLLAIHYPVFGNIRQRLSLWVLLCVVGLNHSFAQKLKYKPETPAYERLQSDSIPELVSTNLETIDEQDFEFKIKKIKLKRDKKKKRVYMGVKTKRGKVMRNSQITIQFRYPKRGGTPEDPYAQEIFYYDYRAKAVRTDSYDRYQARLKKGEKLVPLHGYYRQVMGRQTLEEGFLYYGVRNETWYNYDKDGILLERLTYNFGWLKDADISYYGGNKIKEVVPFAHGTKHGNYCTFYENGNLCMQGQYEYGEKVGLWTEYHPNGKRKAQHQYKRYFYEEDTPFVLREWDAGGNLIYEAKKTK
- a CDS encoding translation initiation factor, yielding MSKKNNRQGVVYSTNPDFEYQEDSPEIVETLAPAQQKLRVSRDAKARKGKVVTAITGFVGTDEDLQTLGKWLKTKCGVGGSAKDGEILVQGDFVDKVVQLLVAEGYQAKKIGG
- a CDS encoding c-type cytochrome; this encodes MYSARNLSRYACALLMGLLLLFSVNNSVFAQDGGQDDGATAAADPAVLEHGKKLFNQKCKSCHAVTAEVVVGPGLKGILDRRDEAWLIKWIRNSQAVIASGDEYAVKIYEQYNKTQMQSFPELSDDDIRAILAYSVDAGNAVVATTTPGENNDKTASGSGDSALAGYVPIILGVLAFVLVLILAVLFLLITILTRYLKQQEQSGKLDESDQEVLNQKFNILAVFQSKIFIGGVAVVFVLVVAKAVLDGLIGIGIQQGYAPTQPIAFSHKLHAGELEIDCEYCHTGVRKGKSATIPAANTCMNCHNAIKRESPEIKKIYAAIENDKPIEWVRIHNLPDFAYFNHAQHVEVGGLECQNCHGEIEQMEVVQQRSTLTMGWCIDCHRETVVKAEGNAYYDRLLETHKANSKKPMRVEDIGGLECAKCHY
- a CDS encoding TAT-variant-translocated molybdopterin oxidoreductase, with product MEHKKYWKGIEELTNDTEFVKNAANEFPEFLPIKEQSNNPENNSRRDFLKLLGFSVAAASLAACDAPVKYAIPYLNKPEDVDPSVPNFYASTFFDGSSYASILVKTREGRPIKIEGNKLSSVTMGGTSARTQASVLGLYDDARYKTFLEGGSAVEAKDADAKIVAALAKANAIRIVSPTIISPATKAVIADFIEKYPAATHVMYDTQSAAGIRKANETSFGKAVVPSYQFQKAEVIVSFGADFLGTWISPAEFARQYAQTRRVNNDKKKMSRHYQFETRLSLSGANADYRGVMKPSQSGLAVLALYEKLTGKGTKFANERTDALLTKAAKDLNAAKGKALVVSSSNDPAVQTVVNAINDYLGNYGNTIDLNTPLLVRQGDDAAMSTFVNDAKAGKIDAVIFYGANPVYDYPEGEALKAAIAKMPLSVSLATQLDETSEACKFVCPDHHYLESWNDAEPKQGFYSLAQPTIQPLFKTRQAQESLLTWAGNKTDFYAYLTKFWQKNIFSKQDKIGSAQEFWNISLHDGIFETTAKAAAKAEDKAEGDEPKAGAKIAFAGDMAAVAAAIRQNYKADGQGIEIELYEKTSIGNGAMANNPWLQEMPDSISKATWDNYVAMPQSMANEMGIKQGDVVKVTPKGKVGLELPVLVQPGQAQGTVSVALGYGRSKAGKVAEGVGQNVAPWISIQQGMFSWTAAEVSIEKVGKKSPIAQTQTHNTIMARHIVREANLSDYQGDFEKYLKKYEIKIATSEGDKKPTEISLWKGHKYPNHSWGMTIDLNSCFGCGACTIACQVENNIPVVGKKEVLTSREMHWLRIDRYYSSDAEVEDLKGLEQASENPQVIFQPMMCQHCNNAPCETVCPVLATTHSSEGLNQMAYNRCIGTRYCANNCPYKVRRFNWFHYAADDRFTAANYPQTSDLGKMVLNPDVTVRSRGVMEKCTMCVQRIQAGKLEAKKQKRALVDGDVSTACAEACPTQAITFGDMNDKESAISKLLAIKAEVKEADHGHAAETTYKITEPRAFHVLEEINVRPQVTYLTKIRNLDKEDLNKGQKA
- a CDS encoding vWA domain-containing protein, which encodes MTVINTAQLLDSIAEVSFRMLIQEPFYGHFFTGLVRKPNPRIPTLAVSYDKGKNIMILHINPIFWQEDLHSLNYKMGGLKHEILHLVFKHVLRIQDFQHKLIFNVAADLVVNQYILPEQLIEGAILLESFPELALPAHESLDHYYQVLMQLYQQFVDQPNSPEAQQHQSWQVLKRLLDQAHRYQQQHRLWESFEGLSNVERQIVDGLLNEHLKETIDRVRNKNYGNMPKGLSEYLEQFERSLQPSVDWRRILRLFTYSSARTRLRNTLRRPSKRYGTSPGIKIQRKQKILVAIDTSGSIGMEELKLFFAEMAHIWRQGAEICVVECDTEIHQTYFYNGTPPETISGGGGTAFDAPIRYANETYRPDAMVYFTDGYAAIPEQKAVCPMLWLIAPQGADLPEIQGLQGIKIKMNT